The following are from one region of the Corallincola holothuriorum genome:
- a CDS encoding DUF4202 domain-containing protein: protein MDNNSALDLTLEAIDQVNSQDPNMEFCHEVEVPKELLYGQRMSERLAQFAPGASEHLQIAARAQHIKRWAIPRSDYPMDRQGYHQWRTDLGKMHADLAAELMREQGYSEDDAVRTQQLLRKEKIKRDAECQTLEDVICLVFLEYYFADFAAKHTEEKMLGIIRKTWAKMSEAGHAAALELDLPEAMLALVKRALS from the coding sequence ATGGACAATAATTCGGCTTTAGATCTGACTTTAGAGGCTATCGATCAGGTGAATAGCCAAGACCCCAATATGGAATTTTGTCATGAGGTCGAAGTGCCAAAAGAGCTGTTATATGGGCAACGGATGAGTGAGCGGTTGGCACAGTTTGCGCCGGGTGCCAGTGAGCATTTGCAGATCGCGGCTCGTGCGCAGCATATTAAGCGGTGGGCGATCCCACGCAGCGATTATCCGATGGATCGTCAGGGTTATCATCAGTGGCGTACCGATTTGGGCAAAATGCACGCAGACTTGGCTGCGGAATTAATGCGTGAGCAAGGCTACAGCGAAGACGATGCGGTACGTACCCAACAACTGCTGCGCAAAGAGAAGATTAAGCGTGATGCTGAATGCCAGACCTTGGAAGATGTTATCTGTCTGGTTTTTCTGGAGTATTACTTCGCTGACTTTGCAGCCAAGCATACGGAAGAGAAGATGTTAGGCATTATTCGTAAGACTTGGGCAAAGATGTCTGAGGCGGGTCATGCCGCAGCGTTGGAACTTGATTTACCTGAAGCCATGTTGGCACTGGTTAAGCGCGCATTGAGCTAA
- a CDS encoding error-prone DNA polymerase translates to MIEYAELHCLSHYSFLRGASYPEELVAQAAALGYQALALTDECSMAGVVKAHVAAKQHGIKLLLGSEFRLECGEQCVVLAPSRQGYGELCGLITLARRRCSKGSYRVSVEDLLNSLGHCLLLWWPQDAERFQAIAAMLVEQFQQRLWLLHHRLLQHDDKQQRQQLMRWSRDYQLPVVAAGCVYMHCRERQPIQDLLTAIRYRQPLTQVAAALRQNAEHVLRPLPVLEKLFSADMLPNSVKIADLCQFSLDELRYEYPAELVPEGLTASRYLAQLVAKGEQWRFPQGTPVKVKALLDKELGLIAELNYEYFFLTIYDIVRFAKSRQILHQGRGSAANSAVCYCLGITEVDPTKVELLFERFISKERNEPPDIDVDFEHERREEVIQYIYQKYGRDRAALAATVICYRFKSALRDVGKALGIEQSLLEYWLHQVDRRDREQSWQQQLVALGVADLPMGQLLIQWVNELIGFPRHLSQHVGGFIISAGPLHQLVPIENAAMAERTVIQWDKDDLEDLGLLKVDVLALGMLTAIRKCFALIQQQSGQPMGMAQVVWEQPEVYEMLCRADTVGVFQIESRAQSNMLPRLKPRCYYDLVVQIAIVRPGPIQGDMVHPYLRRRQGLEPVAYPNAALEAVLSRTLGVPLFQEQVIKLAMVAAGFSAGEADQLRRAMASWKKSGQLDLFEKKFLRGMAENGYDEAFAVQVFRQIRGFGEYGFPESHSASFALLAYVSAWLKCHYPAAFCCALLNSQPMGFYSPDQLVQDLKRHGIGVLPVDICYSDWDHKLQNEQRKEGAAETPQPSPRLRLGLRLVKGLSYATAALLVAQRPAQGFADMADFQQRIASQRSIAKDQMEALAAAGAFRSLGGHRYQTRWLLSGAEQATPLLAARIDDGGIELAAPTESAALFADYAAMGLSLERHPLAMLRQQGALYRCQTAAELSTMRHGALVTVVGLVTGRQRPGTASGVTFITLEDETGNANVVVWQATARAQKQPYLTARLLEVRGVLDQQGEVVHLIAGKLTDRSDELHALRLKSRDFC, encoded by the coding sequence ATGATTGAATATGCTGAGTTGCATTGTCTTAGTCACTACAGCTTTTTACGTGGCGCTTCCTATCCCGAAGAGTTGGTGGCACAAGCGGCAGCCTTGGGCTATCAAGCATTAGCATTAACTGACGAGTGTTCGATGGCGGGGGTGGTCAAAGCTCATGTGGCAGCGAAACAGCATGGTATCAAGCTGTTGCTGGGCAGTGAGTTTCGGCTGGAATGTGGTGAGCAGTGCGTGGTGCTGGCACCTAGCCGACAGGGGTATGGCGAGCTATGTGGGTTGATTACACTGGCTCGACGGCGCTGCAGCAAAGGTAGCTATCGTGTGTCCGTCGAGGATTTGTTGAATTCACTTGGCCACTGCCTACTGTTGTGGTGGCCGCAAGATGCTGAACGTTTTCAGGCCATCGCCGCTATGTTAGTCGAACAGTTTCAGCAGCGTTTATGGTTGTTGCATCATCGCTTACTGCAACATGATGATAAGCAGCAACGTCAGCAGCTGATGCGCTGGAGCAGGGATTATCAACTACCTGTCGTGGCTGCTGGCTGTGTCTATATGCATTGCCGTGAACGGCAACCGATACAAGATCTATTGACCGCCATTCGTTATCGCCAACCGCTGACTCAGGTAGCGGCGGCGTTACGGCAAAATGCTGAACATGTACTGCGTCCGCTGCCTGTGCTGGAAAAGCTATTCTCCGCAGATATGTTGCCAAATAGCGTCAAGATCGCCGATCTTTGTCAGTTTTCCCTTGATGAATTGCGCTATGAATACCCCGCGGAGCTTGTGCCTGAAGGGCTGACTGCGAGTCGCTATTTGGCGCAGTTAGTGGCTAAGGGAGAACAATGGCGCTTTCCCCAAGGTACCCCTGTCAAAGTGAAAGCGTTGTTGGACAAAGAGTTAGGGCTGATCGCCGAGCTGAATTACGAATACTTTTTCCTGACCATTTACGACATCGTGCGCTTTGCCAAGTCCCGGCAGATCCTACATCAGGGTAGGGGCTCTGCGGCAAACTCTGCGGTGTGTTACTGCTTGGGGATCACTGAAGTTGATCCCACCAAGGTGGAGCTATTGTTTGAGCGCTTTATTTCGAAAGAGCGCAATGAGCCGCCGGATATTGATGTTGATTTTGAGCATGAACGCCGTGAAGAGGTGATCCAATACATCTATCAAAAATATGGGCGAGATCGAGCGGCCTTGGCAGCGACGGTGATCTGTTATCGTTTCAAGAGTGCGCTGCGGGATGTCGGTAAAGCACTGGGGATTGAACAGAGCCTGCTGGAATACTGGCTACACCAAGTGGATCGCCGTGACCGTGAGCAGAGCTGGCAGCAACAACTGGTGGCGCTGGGGGTGGCGGATCTGCCGATGGGTCAGTTGTTGATCCAGTGGGTTAACGAGTTGATCGGCTTTCCTCGTCATCTATCACAGCATGTCGGTGGCTTTATTATCTCCGCTGGTCCGCTACATCAACTGGTACCGATCGAAAATGCCGCGATGGCTGAGCGTACCGTGATCCAATGGGACAAAGATGATTTGGAAGATCTTGGTTTGCTGAAAGTGGATGTGCTGGCATTGGGCATGCTAACCGCCATTCGTAAATGCTTTGCATTGATCCAGCAACAGAGCGGACAACCGATGGGGATGGCGCAGGTGGTGTGGGAGCAGCCTGAGGTGTATGAGATGCTGTGCCGCGCCGATACTGTCGGCGTGTTTCAGATCGAATCCCGTGCTCAGTCGAATATGCTGCCCAGATTAAAACCTCGCTGCTACTACGATCTGGTAGTACAGATCGCCATCGTCCGACCTGGGCCGATCCAAGGGGACATGGTGCATCCCTATTTACGTCGGCGGCAGGGTTTGGAACCGGTGGCATATCCAAATGCAGCGCTAGAGGCGGTGCTGTCTCGCACCCTTGGCGTTCCCCTGTTTCAGGAACAGGTGATCAAATTGGCGATGGTGGCAGCGGGCTTTAGTGCTGGCGAAGCGGATCAGTTACGGCGGGCGATGGCGAGTTGGAAGAAGAGCGGCCAACTGGATCTGTTTGAAAAAAAATTTTTGCGGGGCATGGCCGAGAATGGTTATGACGAAGCGTTTGCAGTGCAGGTATTTCGTCAGATCCGTGGCTTTGGTGAGTATGGATTCCCTGAGTCCCATTCAGCGAGTTTTGCGCTGCTGGCTTATGTGTCGGCTTGGCTTAAATGCCACTATCCGGCCGCTTTTTGTTGTGCGCTGCTAAATAGCCAGCCGATGGGATTTTATAGTCCTGACCAGCTGGTACAGGATCTGAAACGCCACGGCATCGGCGTGTTGCCTGTGGATATCTGTTATAGCGATTGGGATCATAAGCTGCAGAACGAACAGCGGAAAGAGGGGGCTGCAGAGACCCCCCAGCCAAGTCCTAGGTTGCGTTTGGGGTTACGCTTAGTGAAAGGTTTGTCTTACGCCACGGCTGCGCTATTGGTTGCCCAGCGCCCAGCGCAGGGATTCGCTGATATGGCGGATTTTCAGCAGCGAATTGCAAGTCAACGCAGCATAGCTAAAGACCAAATGGAAGCGCTGGCGGCGGCCGGTGCTTTTCGCTCTTTAGGCGGGCACCGCTATCAAACGCGCTGGCTGCTGTCCGGTGCCGAGCAGGCAACACCGCTGCTTGCGGCGAGGATCGATGATGGTGGTATTGAGCTGGCGGCGCCCACGGAGTCGGCAGCACTCTTCGCCGATTACGCTGCAATGGGCTTGTCGCTGGAGCGCCATCCTTTGGCCATGTTACGGCAACAAGGGGCTCTGTATCGTTGTCAGACGGCCGCAGAGCTCAGCACCATGCGCCATGGCGCGTTAGTTACCGTGGTGGGACTGGTGACGGGACGACAGCGTCCGGGTACCGCCTCGGGAGTGACCTTTATCACTCTGGAAGATGAAACCGGGAATGCCAATGTGGTGGTGTGGCAGGCAACGGCGCGGGCACAAAAACAGCCCTATTTGACTGCCCGATTGTTGGAGGTCAGGGGCGTGTTAGATCAGCAAGGGGAGGTAGTGCACCTGATTGCTGGTAAACTGACGGATCGGAGCGATGAGTTACACGCGCTGCGATTAAAGTCGCGGGATTTCTGCTAA